A window of Phycobacter azelaicus contains these coding sequences:
- a CDS encoding CocE/NonD family hydrolase — translation MRAPFTLIENTWIPMPDGRRLAARIWLPEGEGPFPAILEYLPYRKRDGTAPRDETTHTVFASKGYACIRVDIAGSGDSEGLFDDEYSEQELSDGEAVLKWIAAQPWSNGKVGMIGISWGGFNGLQLAYRRPPELQAVVSVASTADRYADDIHYMGGCLLSDNANWGSQMFAYMTRPLDPELRPDWRAAWLERIEKLPFMSADWLRHPARDDFWKHGSVCEDWSAITAPVLAITGWADAYLNTPAMLAANLTAPTKALMGPWEHRYAHISKLEASDFHGEVLRWFDHWLKGEDTGAEALPDYRVYMQEHFGPTKENKPRKGRWVAEQNWPSPNVRERVIYLSTGSLGETAGIGECTVASPATVGQAGGYFCPGMRFDNELPGDQAGDDALSACFDMAPLDDELQILGRPRVRIAFTVDRPVAQIVGRLCDVAPDGSSQRISYRSFNLTHLNGHDAPEPLVPGQRYEVEFPLNECAHALQAGHKLRLALSTSYWPIVWPAPEAAEITLDLAGCALILPERSVSEEIPPEAPGPAQPYPTLGGRQLRDPSGTSETKTLADGTLVLDTFDDYGEAVNPHNGMQVGSHVTMHYAIHPDDPATATFKSDWRFTFERGDWQLAIDTENRMTCDKENFYLWRRVHAYEGGVSDPVLVREWSETVPRGCL, via the coding sequence ATGCGCGCGCCCTTTACCCTGATTGAAAACACCTGGATTCCGATGCCCGACGGGCGCCGCCTTGCCGCGCGCATCTGGCTGCCCGAGGGGGAGGGACCGTTCCCGGCGATTCTGGAATACCTGCCCTATCGCAAGCGCGACGGCACCGCGCCGCGGGATGAGACCACCCATACCGTCTTTGCCTCCAAAGGGTACGCCTGCATTCGCGTCGATATCGCAGGCAGCGGCGACAGCGAGGGGCTGTTTGACGATGAATACTCCGAACAGGAGCTAAGCGACGGCGAGGCGGTTCTGAAATGGATCGCGGCGCAGCCCTGGAGCAACGGCAAGGTCGGCATGATCGGTATTTCCTGGGGCGGCTTCAATGGCTTGCAACTGGCCTATCGCCGCCCACCCGAATTGCAGGCCGTGGTCTCGGTCGCCTCCACCGCCGACCGCTATGCCGATGACATCCACTACATGGGGGGATGTCTGCTCAGCGATAATGCCAATTGGGGCAGCCAGATGTTCGCCTATATGACGCGGCCCCTGGACCCTGAGCTGCGCCCCGACTGGCGCGCGGCCTGGCTGGAACGGATCGAAAAGCTGCCCTTCATGTCCGCCGACTGGCTGCGCCACCCCGCCCGCGATGACTTCTGGAAACACGGCTCGGTCTGCGAGGACTGGTCGGCGATCACCGCCCCGGTGCTGGCGATCACCGGCTGGGCCGATGCCTATCTCAACACGCCCGCGATGCTGGCCGCCAACCTGACCGCGCCGACCAAGGCGCTGATGGGGCCTTGGGAGCACCGCTATGCGCATATCTCGAAACTTGAGGCGTCGGATTTCCATGGCGAGGTGCTGCGCTGGTTCGATCACTGGCTGAAGGGCGAGGACACCGGCGCCGAGGCGCTGCCCGATTACCGCGTCTACATGCAGGAACATTTCGGCCCCACCAAGGAAAACAAGCCCCGCAAGGGCCGCTGGGTGGCCGAGCAGAACTGGCCTTCGCCCAATGTTCGCGAACGGGTGATTTATCTTTCAACAGGCTCTTTGGGTGAGACTGCTGGCATTGGAGAATGCACGGTTGCAAGTCCCGCAACCGTCGGTCAGGCGGGGGGCTATTTCTGCCCGGGGATGCGGTTCGACAATGAACTGCCGGGGGATCAGGCGGGGGATGATGCGCTGTCGGCCTGTTTCGACATGGCTCCGCTGGACGATGAATTGCAGATCCTTGGCCGCCCCCGTGTTCGTATCGCTTTCACCGTCGACCGTCCGGTGGCGCAGATCGTCGGGCGGCTGTGCGATGTGGCGCCGGATGGTTCCTCGCAGCGGATCAGCTATCGCTCCTTCAACCTGACGCATCTGAACGGTCATGACGCGCCAGAGCCTCTGGTGCCCGGTCAGCGGTATGAGGTGGAATTCCCACTCAATGAATGCGCCCATGCACTGCAGGCCGGTCACAAGTTGCGGCTGGCGCTCTCGACCTCCTACTGGCCGATCGTCTGGCCCGCGCCAGAGGCGGCAGAGATCACTCTGGACCTTGCAGGCTGCGCGCTGATCCTGCCCGAGCGGAGCGTGAGCGAAGAAATCCCACCCGAGGCGCCCGGTCCCGCGCAGCCCTATCCGACGCTGGGCGGCAGGCAGTTGCGCGATCCTTCGGGTACGTCGGAGACGAAAACGCTTGCGGACGGCACGCTGGTGCTGGATACCTTTGATGACTACGGCGAAGCGGTGAACCCGCATAACGGCATGCAGGTGGGCAGCCATGTCACGATGCACTACGCGATCCACCCCGATGATCCGGCCACGGCGACCTTCAAATCCGACTGGCGGTTCACCTTTGAACGCGGCGATTGGCAGTTGGCGATCGATACGGAAAACCGCATGACCTGCGACAAGGAAAACTTCTACCTCTGGCGCCGTGTCCATGCCTATGAGGGCGGCGTATCAGATCCGGTTTTGGTAAGGGAGTGGTCCGAGACCGTGCCGCGCGGCTGCCTGTAA
- a CDS encoding L-aspartate oxidase, translated as MATASTGPVETGRIVIVGAGLGALYAALELAPRPVLLISPETLGFGASSAWAQGGVAAAMDQSDSPEAHAADTQTAGAGTVDPEVAAMVTRVAREHILDLTDLGTPFDRDEMGNYVMSREAAHSAARVVRVKGDRAGAQIMETLVAAVRAAPSVQVLENTQAVRLEVEGDTVTGVWIARADASSDPVLITCPGVLLAGGGSGGLYAHTTNPPRIRGQVIGLAARAGVRIADPEFVQFHPTAFDIGEDPAPLATEALRGDGATLWNNKGERFMLAVHPDAELAPRDVVARAIFAETQAGRRPVLDTRQALGAEVLTRFPTVAETCARAGIDPVNEPIPVAVAAHYHMGGVDTDMQGRASLKHLWVCGEVSSTGLHGANRLASNGLLEALVYARTAAADMKDLEQNGDLSEVQISFAPDGHETNAGSVQTLRETMTAHVGVRRTEEGLKTALTTIARLEAEHGDDESFVNMCATATLIAAAALMRRESRGGHYRDDFPGADPSLAHRTRITLTEALSLRDQIAGEATKEPA; from the coding sequence GTGGCAACGGCCAGCACAGGTCCGGTTGAGACCGGCCGCATCGTTATCGTCGGCGCTGGTCTTGGCGCGCTTTATGCAGCCCTTGAACTGGCACCGCGGCCTGTTCTGTTGATCTCTCCCGAAACGCTGGGCTTCGGGGCAAGTTCAGCCTGGGCGCAAGGCGGTGTCGCCGCCGCCATGGACCAGAGCGACAGCCCCGAGGCGCATGCCGCCGACACCCAAACAGCAGGCGCGGGCACCGTCGATCCAGAAGTGGCCGCCATGGTCACCCGCGTTGCGCGCGAGCATATTCTCGACCTCACCGATCTTGGTACGCCCTTCGATCGTGACGAGATGGGCAACTACGTCATGAGCCGCGAGGCCGCCCATTCCGCTGCCCGCGTGGTCCGCGTCAAGGGCGACCGGGCCGGGGCGCAGATCATGGAAACCCTGGTGGCCGCCGTGCGCGCCGCTCCTTCCGTGCAGGTGCTGGAGAACACCCAGGCCGTGCGGCTGGAAGTCGAAGGCGATACCGTCACCGGTGTCTGGATCGCCCGCGCCGATGCATCCTCGGATCCTGTGCTGATCACCTGCCCCGGTGTGCTCTTGGCCGGTGGCGGCTCGGGCGGACTTTATGCCCATACCACCAACCCGCCTCGCATCCGGGGCCAGGTCATCGGCCTTGCCGCCCGCGCGGGCGTGCGCATTGCCGACCCCGAATTCGTGCAGTTCCACCCCACAGCCTTTGACATCGGCGAAGACCCAGCTCCGCTGGCGACCGAGGCCCTGCGCGGCGATGGCGCCACACTGTGGAACAACAAAGGTGAGCGTTTCATGCTGGCCGTCCACCCGGACGCCGAGCTTGCCCCGCGCGACGTCGTGGCCCGCGCGATCTTTGCCGAAACCCAAGCCGGGCGCCGCCCGGTGCTGGACACCCGGCAGGCGCTGGGGGCCGAGGTGCTGACCCGCTTTCCCACTGTTGCCGAAACCTGCGCCCGCGCCGGGATCGACCCTGTAAACGAGCCAATCCCCGTCGCCGTCGCCGCCCATTACCACATGGGCGGGGTGGACACCGATATGCAGGGGCGTGCCAGTCTGAAGCATCTGTGGGTCTGCGGCGAGGTCTCCTCTACAGGGCTGCACGGCGCCAACCGGCTGGCCTCCAACGGTCTCTTGGAGGCGCTGGTTTATGCCCGCACCGCCGCTGCCGACATGAAGGATTTGGAGCAAAATGGCGATCTGTCGGAAGTGCAGATCAGTTTTGCTCCGGATGGCCATGAAACCAACGCGGGCTCCGTGCAGACCCTGCGCGAGACCATGACCGCCCATGTTGGCGTGCGCCGCACCGAAGAGGGGCTGAAGACAGCGCTCACCACCATCGCGCGGCTTGAAGCGGAACACGGTGATGACGAAAGCTTCGTCAACATGTGCGCCACCGCCACGCTGATTGCTGCCGCTGCCCTGATGCGCCGCGAGAGCCGGGGCGGGCATTACCGCGATGACTTCCCCGGGGCCGACCCCTCACTGGCCCACCGCACCCGTATCACCTTGACCGAGGCCCTCTCCCTGCGCGACCAGATCGCGGGCGAGGCCACAAAGGAGCCCGCATGA
- the nadC gene encoding carboxylating nicotinate-nucleotide diphosphorylase has translation MNTAFATLPDLILEPMVRAALHEDLGQNGDITTRAVIPADVTYSARLNARQEGVVSGMQIARIAFHLVDAGLKVETLLPDGSACKPGDTLMTIEGSAASILSGERVALNFAGRLTGIATLTHCFVRETSGTNTRITCTRKTTPGLRIAEKQAVLHGGGFNHRFGLSDALLIKDNHIAAAGGITAVLEAAKASVSHMMKVEIEVDTLSQLEEVLSTGGADVVLLDNMDTPTLAEAVKMARGHLVTEASGNMKLDRIAEVAATGVDYISSGALTHSAPTLDLGLDF, from the coding sequence ATGAACACCGCCTTTGCCACCCTGCCCGACCTGATCCTGGAACCCATGGTGCGCGCCGCCCTTCACGAGGATCTGGGCCAGAACGGCGATATCACCACCCGTGCGGTGATCCCGGCGGATGTGACGTATTCCGCGCGACTGAATGCCCGGCAGGAAGGCGTTGTTTCGGGCATGCAGATCGCCCGCATCGCCTTTCACCTGGTGGATGCCGGGCTGAAGGTGGAAACCCTGCTGCCCGACGGCAGTGCCTGCAAGCCGGGCGACACGCTGATGACCATTGAAGGCTCGGCTGCCTCGATCCTGTCGGGGGAACGCGTCGCGCTGAATTTCGCGGGACGGCTAACTGGGATCGCAACACTGACCCATTGTTTCGTGCGCGAAACATCCGGCACGAACACCCGTATAACCTGCACGCGCAAGACCACCCCTGGCCTGCGTATCGCGGAAAAGCAGGCTGTCCTGCACGGGGGCGGCTTTAACCACCGCTTTGGCCTTTCGGATGCGCTCCTGATCAAGGACAATCACATCGCCGCCGCAGGCGGCATCACCGCGGTGCTGGAGGCCGCAAAGGCCAGCGTCAGCCACATGATGAAAGTGGAGATCGAGGTCGACACGCTGTCCCAGCTCGAAGAGGTCCTCAGCACCGGCGGTGCGGACGTTGTGCTGCTGGACAACATGGACACGCCCACTCTGGCAGAGGCCGTCAAAATGGCGCGCGGCCATCTGGTGACCGAGGCATCCGGCAACATGAAGCTGGACCGCATCGCCGAGGTCGCTGCCACCGGAGTCGACTATATCTCTTCCGGGGCGCTGACCCATTCGGCGCCGACGCTGGATCTGGGCCTCGATTTCTGA
- a CDS encoding substrate-binding domain-containing protein, with translation MKHVLFGAVAAAVLATASIAEDMKMAVTTSFHNSGLAEILLPEIKKDLDLDVQLLVVGTGQAIRLGEAGDVDAILVHSKKAEERFLAGGNGTHRREIMYNDFVFIGPKSDGAAVAEAETAVDALQKVASAEALFVSRGDDSGTHKKELSLWKAAGLDAEGFGGWYRAVGAGMGAALNTASGMEAYIMADRASWLNFGNKGDLALLFSGDPVLFNQYAYLPVNPEKHPHAKNDLAMKLEGWLVSDKAKGLINGYTINGETLFVFNAKQ, from the coding sequence ATGAAACACGTATTGTTTGGCGCTGTTGCCGCCGCCGTACTGGCCACTGCCTCGATCGCCGAGGACATGAAGATGGCCGTGACCACCTCGTTCCATAACTCGGGCTTGGCTGAGATCCTGTTGCCTGAGATCAAGAAGGATCTCGATCTGGACGTGCAGCTTCTTGTCGTTGGCACTGGTCAGGCGATCCGCCTGGGCGAAGCAGGCGATGTGGATGCGATCCTTGTGCACTCCAAGAAGGCCGAAGAGCGTTTCCTGGCCGGGGGCAATGGCACCCACCGCCGCGAGATCATGTACAACGATTTCGTCTTTATCGGGCCGAAATCGGATGGCGCCGCGGTTGCGGAGGCGGAAACGGCTGTTGATGCCCTGCAAAAGGTTGCCAGTGCCGAGGCGCTGTTCGTCAGCCGCGGCGATGACAGCGGTACCCACAAGAAGGAGTTGAGTCTTTGGAAGGCGGCTGGGCTTGACGCCGAAGGGTTTGGTGGCTGGTACCGCGCAGTTGGCGCGGGCATGGGGGCTGCGCTCAACACCGCCTCGGGCATGGAGGCCTATATCATGGCGGACCGCGCAAGCTGGCTGAACTTTGGCAACAAGGGCGATCTGGCGCTCTTGTTCTCGGGCGATCCGGTGCTGTTCAACCAATACGCCTATCTGCCGGTCAACCCGGAGAAACATCCCCATGCCAAGAACGATTTGGCCATGAAGCTGGAAGGCTGGCTGGTGTCGGACAAGGCAAAAGGGTTGATCAACGGTTACACGATCAACGGTGAAACCCTGTTTGTCTTCAACGCCAAGCAATAG
- a CDS encoding CaiB/BaiF CoA transferase family protein produces the protein MTPLSGLKVVELARILAGPWIGQSLADLGAEVIKVEAEAGDDTRHWGPPFIERDGDKTAAYYYAANRGKHCVTADFRTPEGRQTVLDLIKGADILIENFKVGGLKKYGLDYDSLKEMNPRLIYCSVTGFGQDGPYATRAGYDFLLQGMSGLMSITGDPDGQPQKVGVAITDIVTGLYGTIGILAAVEQRHTTGRGQHLDMSLLDCATAMLANQAMNYLATGTSPVRLGNDHPNIAPYQVMAVRDGHIILAVGNDGQFQRLCDALDLPDLKVDARFLTNQSRVANRTDLTALLEEALSQWTQAELLAALEAATVPAGPINTIGQAFDDPQIQHRGMQISPEGVPGVRGPWKFSDAELALDKSAPKLAK, from the coding sequence ATGACCCCGCTTTCAGGCCTCAAAGTGGTTGAACTCGCCCGTATTCTCGCCGGTCCCTGGATTGGCCAGTCGCTGGCGGATCTGGGCGCCGAGGTGATCAAGGTCGAAGCCGAGGCGGGCGACGATACCCGCCACTGGGGTCCTCCCTTCATCGAACGCGACGGCGACAAGACGGCGGCCTATTACTATGCGGCCAATCGCGGCAAGCATTGCGTGACGGCTGATTTTCGCACCCCGGAGGGGCGCCAGACCGTGCTCGATCTAATCAAGGGTGCCGATATCCTGATCGAGAATTTCAAGGTCGGTGGTCTCAAGAAATACGGGCTGGACTACGACAGCCTGAAAGAGATGAACCCGCGGTTGATCTACTGCTCGGTCACCGGTTTCGGGCAGGACGGTCCCTATGCCACCCGTGCGGGCTATGACTTCCTCTTGCAGGGCATGTCGGGGCTGATGTCGATCACTGGTGACCCCGATGGCCAGCCGCAAAAAGTGGGCGTTGCCATCACCGATATCGTGACCGGGCTGTATGGCACCATCGGCATCCTTGCAGCGGTGGAGCAGCGCCACACCACGGGGCGGGGGCAGCATCTGGATATGTCCCTCTTGGATTGCGCCACCGCCATGCTGGCCAATCAGGCGATGAACTATCTGGCCACTGGCACCAGCCCGGTGCGGCTTGGCAACGATCATCCCAATATCGCGCCCTATCAGGTGATGGCGGTCAGGGACGGTCATATCATCCTTGCGGTGGGCAATGACGGACAGTTCCAGCGCCTGTGCGATGCGCTGGATCTGCCGGACCTCAAGGTGGATGCACGGTTTCTGACCAACCAGTCTCGCGTGGCCAACCGAACCGATCTGACCGCGCTTCTGGAGGAGGCGCTTTCACAATGGACGCAGGCCGAACTTCTGGCAGCACTTGAGGCCGCGACCGTGCCTGCCGGGCCGATCAACACCATCGGACAGGCCTTTGACGATCCGCAGATCCAGCATCGCGGCATGCAGATTTCTCCCGAAGGCGTGCCGGGCGTGCGGGGACCGTGGAAATTCTCGGATGCCGAGCTGGCGCTCGATAAATCTGCGCCCAAGCTTGCCAAATAG
- a CDS encoding ATP-binding cassette domain-containing protein has protein sequence MTELFPLIVEQGTVRRRGKVLVGPVDLRLEGQGVTIVVGPNGAGKTSLLKMLHGIVRLSEGSLRWACAREDAEKRQAFVFQTPVMMRRTVVENIAYPLRLIGVPRKEARARAADWARRIDLGDALERQAMLLSGGERQKLALARALIRDPKVLFLDEPCASLDGRATREIEEILTEAAQSGTRLIMSTHNMGQAQRLADEVILVIGGRIHEFSPAAEFFAGPQTPQGAAFLRGDIVE, from the coding sequence GTGACGGAGCTGTTTCCTTTGATCGTCGAGCAGGGCACGGTGCGCCGTCGCGGCAAAGTTTTGGTCGGCCCTGTGGACCTGAGGCTTGAGGGGCAGGGCGTTACCATTGTCGTTGGCCCGAACGGTGCTGGCAAAACCTCGCTTCTAAAGATGCTGCACGGGATTGTGCGCTTGAGCGAAGGGAGCCTTCGCTGGGCCTGCGCGCGGGAGGACGCTGAAAAGCGTCAGGCCTTTGTATTCCAGACGCCGGTGATGATGCGCCGCACCGTGGTGGAGAATATTGCCTATCCCCTGCGCCTGATCGGGGTGCCGCGCAAAGAAGCCCGCGCCCGAGCCGCAGACTGGGCGCGGCGGATTGATCTGGGCGATGCGCTGGAGCGGCAGGCGATGCTCCTCTCGGGCGGAGAGCGTCAGAAACTGGCCCTGGCCCGCGCCCTGATCCGCGATCCGAAGGTGTTGTTCCTGGATGAACCCTGTGCCTCGCTCGATGGGCGGGCGACGCGTGAGATTGAAGAGATCCTGACCGAGGCCGCCCAGAGCGGGACCCGCCTCATCATGTCCACGCATAACATGGGTCAGGCGCAGCGGCTGGCGGATGAGGTGATCCTCGTCATCGGTGGCCGCATTCACGAGTTTTCCCCGGCGGCAGAGTTTTTTGCCGGGCCCCAGACCCCGCAAGGGGCAGCTTTCTTGAGAGGAGATATTGTAGAATGA
- the nadA gene encoding quinolinate synthase NadA has product MFDLQTMRDQLASTYELAPNPDLAEQMSETYARMDRVVNPVDWVRYAPYVAAINVLKKERGAVILAHNYMTPEIYHGVSDFVGDSLQLAIEAARVEADVIVQCGVHFMAETSKILSPEKTVLMPDMAAGCSLAESITAAGVEEMRRKYPGAPVVTYVNTTAEVKAASDICCTSSNAAQIVAAMESDTVIMTPDKYLAQNVANQVPQKNIVWWDGSCIVHEQYTAKDLREFREWNPGTRLIAHPECPPDVVAEADFSGSTSGIIKYVTDEKPEKAMLITECSMASNIADALPEVDFVGPCNMCPYMKMITLEKILWSLHTMSEPVEVDPQVADKARLAVQRMIDLSQKLGI; this is encoded by the coding sequence ATGTTCGATCTGCAAACCATGCGCGATCAACTCGCCAGTACCTATGAGCTGGCGCCCAATCCCGATCTGGCCGAACAGATGTCAGAAACCTACGCTCGGATGGATCGTGTTGTGAACCCGGTCGACTGGGTCCGCTATGCGCCCTACGTCGCTGCCATCAATGTGCTCAAGAAAGAACGCGGCGCTGTCATTCTGGCCCATAACTACATGACGCCTGAGATCTATCACGGCGTTTCGGACTTTGTCGGCGATAGCCTTCAGCTGGCAATCGAGGCCGCGCGGGTCGAGGCAGATGTGATCGTACAGTGTGGCGTGCACTTCATGGCCGAAACCTCCAAGATCCTTTCACCTGAAAAAACCGTGCTGATGCCGGATATGGCCGCGGGTTGCTCTTTGGCCGAAAGCATCACCGCCGCGGGCGTCGAGGAAATGCGCCGCAAGTACCCCGGCGCGCCGGTTGTCACTTACGTGAACACCACTGCCGAGGTGAAGGCTGCATCGGACATCTGCTGCACCTCCTCGAATGCCGCGCAGATCGTCGCCGCGATGGAGAGCGACACGGTCATCATGACGCCGGACAAGTACCTGGCTCAGAACGTTGCCAATCAAGTGCCGCAGAAAAACATCGTCTGGTGGGACGGCTCCTGCATCGTGCACGAGCAATATACCGCCAAGGACCTGCGCGAATTCCGCGAATGGAACCCCGGGACACGGCTGATCGCTCACCCCGAATGCCCGCCAGATGTGGTGGCCGAGGCGGATTTCTCCGGCTCAACCAGTGGCATCATCAAATACGTGACTGATGAGAAGCCCGAAAAGGCGATGCTGATCACCGAGTGTTCGATGGCCTCCAACATCGCCGATGCCCTGCCCGAGGTGGATTTTGTCGGCCCCTGCAACATGTGCCCCTACATGAAGATGATCACGCTGGAGAAAATCCTGTGGTCGCTGCACACCATGTCGGAGCCGGTGGAAGTCGATCCGCAAGTGGCAGACAAGGCCCGCCTCGCGGTGCAACGGATGATCGACCTCAGCCAGAAACTGGGTATCTGA
- the phnF gene encoding phosphonate metabolism transcriptional regulator PhnF, producing MARTPVWKSIASALTEDIAQGRYDTGDKLPAEAQLAARFGVNRHTVRRALAEMAAGGLVHSRRGAGVFVAAKPTDYPIGKRVRFHQNISKGGRIPAKQILTTETRAAAAGEAAALGLEPGDQVHVYDGLSLADGQPIALFQSIFPAERFPGMLTALEETQSVTAALKRCGIEDYTRSETRITARQTTATQALHLRIPEGAPILRTTGINVDSEGTPIEYGRTWFAGDRVTLTVGGDDE from the coding sequence ATGGCACGCACCCCCGTCTGGAAATCCATCGCCAGCGCCTTGACCGAAGACATCGCGCAGGGTCGCTATGATACCGGCGACAAGCTACCGGCCGAGGCGCAGCTAGCTGCGCGCTTCGGGGTTAACCGCCATACGGTGCGCCGCGCCCTAGCCGAGATGGCGGCTGGCGGGCTGGTGCACTCACGACGTGGCGCCGGCGTTTTTGTGGCCGCAAAGCCAACGGATTACCCGATCGGAAAGCGCGTGCGCTTTCACCAGAACATCTCGAAAGGCGGACGCATTCCGGCAAAGCAGATCCTGACCACCGAAACCCGCGCCGCAGCGGCTGGTGAGGCCGCAGCACTCGGGCTTGAACCGGGCGATCAGGTGCATGTCTATGACGGGCTATCGCTGGCGGATGGGCAGCCCATAGCCCTGTTTCAAAGCATCTTCCCGGCAGAAAGGTTTCCGGGCATGCTCACGGCTCTGGAAGAAACACAATCGGTGACCGCCGCCCTGAAACGCTGCGGCATCGAGGATTATACCCGCAGCGAGACTCGCATCACCGCCCGTCAGACCACGGCAACACAGGCTTTGCATCTGCGTATTCCCGAGGGCGCCCCGATCCTACGCACTACTGGCATCAACGTGGATTCAGAGGGCACCCCCATTGAATACGGCCGAACCTGGTTCGCAGGTGACCGGGTGACCCTCACTGTCGGCGGCGACGACGAATAA
- the phnG gene encoding phosphonate C-P lyase system protein PhnG, whose product MNTTFSAEDRKAWMGLLASADDARLADLWRAFDHEPAFDWLRAPEAGGVMVRGRMGGSGAPFNLGEMTVTRCALSLADGTVGHGYVQGRSKAKAEMAAKIDALMQTEAAETLRAKILTPLQEERAAAKVARASKAAATKVDFFTMVRGED is encoded by the coding sequence ATGAACACCACTTTCTCCGCAGAGGATCGTAAGGCCTGGATGGGTCTGCTGGCCTCGGCTGACGATGCCCGGCTTGCCGACCTTTGGCGCGCCTTTGATCATGAGCCAGCCTTCGACTGGCTGCGCGCGCCCGAGGCAGGCGGCGTCATGGTCCGGGGCCGCATGGGCGGCAGCGGCGCGCCCTTCAATCTGGGTGAGATGACCGTCACCCGCTGCGCCCTGTCGCTGGCCGATGGCACCGTCGGGCATGGCTATGTGCAGGGGCGCTCCAAGGCCAAGGCCGAGATGGCGGCCAAGATCGATGCCCTGATGCAGACCGAGGCGGCAGAGACCCTGCGCGCCAAGATCCTGACGCCGCTGCAGGAAGAGCGGGCAGCGGCCAAGGTAGCCCGCGCCTCCAAGGCGGCGGCGACCAAGGTCGATTTCTTCACCATGGTGCGGGGAGAGGACTGA
- the phnH gene encoding phosphonate C-P lyase system protein PhnH, producing the protein MNQMTDNTVYAGGFANPPVASAHAFRAAMNAMARPGTVQNITGATPPEGISPAAGSLLLTLCDPETGVFLAPDVDSEAMRGWLTFHTGAPIVAAEEADFALGGWDALMPLDRFPIGTAEYPDRSTTLIVEVAGFDAPNATLCGPGIKDTVQMPLPDPAACAGNAMLYPLGVDFFFTSGNQVAALPRSTQIRAEG; encoded by the coding sequence ATGAACCAAATGACGGACAATACGGTCTACGCGGGTGGCTTTGCCAATCCGCCGGTGGCCTCGGCCCATGCCTTTCGCGCCGCGATGAATGCCATGGCGCGGCCCGGCACGGTGCAGAATATCACCGGTGCAACTCCGCCCGAGGGGATCTCCCCCGCGGCGGGCAGCCTGTTGCTGACGCTTTGCGATCCTGAAACCGGTGTCTTCCTCGCGCCGGATGTCGACAGCGAGGCCATGCGTGGCTGGCTGACCTTTCACACTGGCGCGCCCATTGTTGCCGCCGAAGAGGCGGATTTCGCCCTTGGCGGCTGGGACGCGCTGATGCCGCTTGACCGTTTTCCGATCGGGACGGCGGAATACCCGGACCGCTCGACCACTCTGATTGTCGAGGTCGCGGGTTTTGATGCCCCCAATGCCACCCTTTGCGGTCCCGGCATCAAGGACACGGTGCAGATGCCCCTGCCGGATCCGGCGGCCTGCGCGGGCAATGCGATGCTCTACCCCTTGGGCGTCGATTTCTTTTTCACCTCTGGCAATCAAGTGGCGGCCCTGCCGCGCTCGACCCAGATCCGTGCGGAGGGTTAA
- a CDS encoding ABC transporter permease, whose translation MSDLWEGLSQAFWLVVLLDPDLVEITLRSLRVTLTALLIASVIALPLAALLAVRRFRLRRATIAVLNALMGLPPVVVGLIVYVFLSRAGPLGVFGLLFTPTAMIIAQVIIIVPLIASIAHQSLRELWSDYHDLLISMNTTQGQRIRALLWDGRRALLTAALAGFGRAIGEVGAIMVVGGNIDHATRVLTTAIALETGKGEFAMALGLGFVLIGMAVAVNLAIHWVGHTERGGRW comes from the coding sequence ATGTCTGATCTGTGGGAGGGTCTGAGCCAGGCGTTCTGGCTGGTGGTCTTGCTGGACCCTGATCTGGTTGAAATCACCCTGCGCTCTCTCCGGGTCACTTTGACCGCGCTTCTGATCGCATCCGTCATCGCCTTGCCTCTGGCCGCTTTGCTGGCCGTCAGACGGTTTCGTCTGCGCCGTGCAACCATTGCTGTGCTCAATGCGCTGATGGGGCTACCGCCGGTGGTGGTTGGGCTGATTGTCTATGTCTTCCTTTCGCGCGCCGGGCCTTTGGGCGTGTTTGGCCTGCTATTCACGCCAACCGCGATGATTATCGCGCAGGTCATCATCATCGTCCCGTTGATCGCTTCGATCGCGCACCAGTCTCTGCGCGAGTTGTGGAGTGACTACCACGACCTTTTGATCTCTATGAACACCACCCAAGGTCAGCGCATCCGCGCACTTTTGTGGGATGGGCGCCGGGCGCTGTTGACGGCGGCGCTGGCAGGTTTTGGCCGTGCGATTGGCGAGGTCGGCGCCATTATGGTGGTGGGCGGCAATATCGACCATGCAACACGGGTGCTGACCACGGCGATTGCCCTTGAGACGGGCAAGGGCGAGTTCGCCATGGCGCTGGGTCTTGGGTTCGTTCTGATCGGTATGGCCGTCGCGGTGAACCTTGCGATCCACTGGGTTGGGCATACCGAACGCGGGGGGCGCTGGTGA